The following DNA comes from Sporichthyaceae bacterium.
GGTCCGCCCCGGCACGCTGGTCGCGCACACCTCGGGCCGCTACGGCACCGCCGTGCTCGAGCCGCTCACCCGCCACGGCGCGCTGCCGTTGGCGTTGCACCCGGTGATGACGTTCACCGGCACCGCGGTCGACCTGGCCCGACTGTCCGGCGCCTGCTTCGGCATTACCGCGCCCGACCCGCTGCGCCCGGTGGCCGAGGCGCTGGTGGTGGAGATGGGCGCCGACCCGCAGTGGGTGGCCGAGGAGCACCGGGTGCTCTACCACGCAGCGCTGGCCAACGGTGCCAATCACTTGGTCACCCTGGTCGCGCAGAGCGCGGACCTGCTGCACACCGCGGGCGTCGAGGAACCCAACCGGTTGCTCGGCCCGTTGCTCGGCGCGGCCCTGGACAACTCCCTGCGTAGCGGCGACGCCGCACTGACCGGCCCGGTCTCCCGCGGGGACGCGGGAACCGTGGCCGCGCACGTCGAGGTGATCGCCGAGCAGTCCCCACAGGCGGCCGCGGCCTACGTGGCCATGGCCCGGCTCACCGCGGACCGCGCGCTGGCCGCCGGAGGCCTGTCCGCCGACCGTGCCGAGGCTCTGCTGGATGCGCTGAGCGCGGCCCACCCGTTCGCCGGGGGCACCGCATGACCACCACTGTCCGCAACACCCTGGTGGCGCGTACCCGCGCCGATCTTGCCGCCGCGTTGGCTGCGCTGCCTGCTCCGCGTG
Coding sequences within:
- a CDS encoding DUF2520 domain-containing protein, producing the protein MNELQRRPAPAGAAHRPARLAVGVLGSGRVGAILGAALARAGHRIVAASGVSKASRERAAALLGVNEVSDPLAVAGAAELLLLAVPDDVLPALVAGLAEAEAVRPGTLVAHTSGRYGTAVLEPLTRHGALPLALHPVMTFTGTAVDLARLSGACFGITAPDPLRPVAEALVVEMGADPQWVAEEHRVLYHAALANGANHLVTLVAQSADLLHTAGVEEPNRLLGPLLGAALDNSLRSGDAALTGPVSRGDAGTVAAHVEVIAEQSPQAAAAYVAMARLTADRALAAGGLSADRAEALLDALSAAHPFAGGTA